From Pseudomonas hefeiensis, one genomic window encodes:
- the arsB gene encoding ACR3 family arsenite efflux transporter, producing the protein MSTTQPIGFFERYLSVWVALCIAAGIGLGSLFPQLFQTMAGYEYGSVNFIVAGLIWLMVYPMMVSVDFSSLKRIHERPKGLVITLAVNWLIKPFTMAGLGVLFFHYFFIDLIDPHDAGQYIAGLILLGAAPCTAMVFVWSQLTRGDATYTLAQVALNDVIMIFAFAPLVALLLGVTDIEVPWATLILSVGLYVLIPLIAGVLTRLKLSASAQNTGEAEYAVKRFNARVKPLSILGLLGTVVLLFGFQGQIILDKPLLIALIAVPLLIQSYGIFAIAYAAARLWKVPFNVAAPCALIGTSNFFELAVAVAIGLFGLNSGAALVTVVGVLVEVPVMLSLVAFANRTQAWFPKENVEMTPATSPAPVSEEHPLV; encoded by the coding sequence ATGAGCACCACCCAGCCAATCGGCTTTTTCGAGCGCTACCTGTCGGTTTGGGTCGCACTGTGTATCGCGGCGGGCATCGGGTTGGGCAGTCTGTTCCCACAGCTGTTCCAGACCATGGCCGGTTATGAATACGGCTCGGTCAATTTCATTGTCGCGGGGCTGATCTGGCTGATGGTCTACCCGATGATGGTGTCGGTAGACTTCTCCAGCCTCAAGCGCATTCACGAACGGCCCAAGGGGCTGGTCATCACCCTGGCGGTCAACTGGTTGATCAAACCGTTCACCATGGCGGGGCTGGGGGTGTTGTTCTTCCATTATTTTTTTATCGACCTGATCGACCCCCATGATGCCGGCCAGTACATCGCCGGCTTGATCCTGCTCGGTGCCGCACCGTGTACCGCGATGGTGTTCGTCTGGTCACAGCTGACTCGCGGTGATGCCACCTACACCCTGGCCCAGGTGGCGTTGAATGACGTGATCATGATCTTCGCCTTCGCGCCGCTGGTGGCGTTGTTGCTCGGAGTGACCGATATCGAGGTGCCTTGGGCAACCTTGATCCTATCGGTCGGACTCTATGTGTTGATCCCTCTGATTGCCGGGGTGCTCACCCGCCTGAAGCTCAGCGCTTCGGCGCAAAACACCGGCGAGGCCGAGTATGCGGTCAAGCGTTTCAACGCCCGGGTCAAGCCCCTGTCGATCCTCGGCCTGCTGGGCACCGTGGTGCTGCTGTTCGGATTTCAGGGACAGATCATTCTGGATAAACCGCTGCTGATTGCCTTGATTGCCGTGCCCTTGCTGATCCAGTCCTACGGCATTTTCGCGATTGCTTACGCGGCGGCGCGGCTATGGAAAGTCCCCTTCAATGTGGCAGCCCCCTGCGCCCTGATCGGCACCTCGAATTTCTTCGAGCTGGCGGTGGCGGTGGCGATTGGTTTGTTCGGCCTTAACTCCGGGGCGGCCCTGGTCACCGTGGTCGGGGTGCTGGTAGAAGTACCGGTGATGTTGTCACTGGTGGCCTTTGCCAACCGGACCCAGGCCTGGTTCCCGAAAGAAAACGTAGAAATGACGCCAGCCACCTCACCAGCCCCTGTTTCAGAAGAGCACCCTCTTGTTTAA
- the arsA gene encoding arsenical pump-driving ATPase: MKFLDHAPRFLFFTGKGGVGKTSIACATAVRLAAEGKSVLLVSTDPASNVGQVFGVSIGNQITRIAAVANLSALEIDPQAAAQLYRDRIVGPVRGVLPEAVVKSIEEQLSGACTTEIAAFDEFTALLTDSALTRDYQHIIFDTAPTGHTIRLLQLPGAWSGFLEDGKGDASCLGPLAGLEKQRSQYQAAVDALADPLRTRLVLVARAQASTLREAARTHEELAAIGLRQQYLVINGVLPAAEAAEDELAAAIFAREQAAVAALPVALMALPRDQIALKAFNLVGLDALQHLLDVDEPRSAVVTQERPQALEAPTLAAMVDEIAADGHGLIMVMGKGGVGKTTLAAAVAVELAQRGLPVHLTTSDPAAHLSETLSETLDHLRVSCIDPQAETERYRQQVLQSKGAHLDAQGRAMLEEDLRSPCTEEIAVFQAFSRIIREGGKQFVVMDTAPTGHTLLLLDATGAYHRDIARQMVDKGVHFTTPMMQLQDPKQTKVLLVTLAETTPVLEAAGLQDDLRRAGIEPWAWIINNSIAAATTHSPLLLQRAANERHEIAAVANVHARRYALVPLLKQEPVGIHNLRALTHREEV, translated from the coding sequence ATGAAATTTCTTGATCACGCGCCACGCTTTCTATTCTTTACTGGCAAAGGCGGTGTGGGCAAAACCTCGATTGCTTGCGCCACTGCCGTGCGACTCGCCGCCGAGGGTAAGTCCGTGCTGCTGGTCAGTACCGATCCGGCCTCCAATGTCGGCCAGGTATTCGGTGTCAGCATTGGCAATCAGATCACCCGGATTGCTGCGGTGGCGAACTTGTCGGCACTGGAAATCGACCCGCAGGCAGCCGCTCAGTTGTATCGCGACCGCATCGTTGGCCCGGTTCGGGGCGTATTGCCCGAGGCCGTCGTAAAGAGCATCGAGGAGCAGCTTTCCGGTGCCTGCACCACGGAAATCGCTGCATTCGATGAGTTCACCGCACTACTGACCGATTCGGCACTTACCCGCGACTACCAACACATTATTTTCGACACCGCACCCACCGGACACACCATTCGCCTGCTGCAACTGCCTGGCGCATGGAGTGGTTTCCTCGAAGACGGCAAGGGCGATGCCTCCTGCCTTGGCCCGCTGGCGGGCCTGGAAAAGCAGCGCAGCCAGTACCAGGCTGCGGTCGATGCTTTGGCCGACCCGCTGCGTACCCGTCTGGTGCTGGTTGCCCGCGCACAAGCCTCGACCCTGCGCGAGGCCGCGCGTACCCATGAGGAACTGGCTGCGATTGGCTTGCGTCAGCAGTATCTGGTGATCAATGGCGTGTTGCCCGCCGCCGAAGCGGCAGAGGATGAACTGGCCGCGGCGATTTTCGCCCGAGAGCAGGCTGCCGTAGCCGCGCTTCCTGTTGCGCTGATGGCGCTGCCCCGCGACCAGATCGCACTCAAGGCATTCAATCTGGTGGGGCTCGACGCGCTGCAGCACCTGCTCGACGTCGACGAGCCACGGTCCGCAGTAGTTACCCAGGAACGACCGCAAGCACTGGAGGCGCCAACGCTCGCGGCGATGGTCGATGAAATTGCCGCCGATGGCCATGGCCTGATCATGGTGATGGGCAAAGGCGGCGTGGGCAAGACCACCCTGGCCGCCGCCGTGGCGGTCGAATTAGCACAACGTGGGCTGCCGGTGCACCTGACCACTTCGGACCCCGCGGCGCATCTGAGCGAAACACTGAGCGAAACACTGGACCACCTGCGGGTAAGCTGCATCGACCCCCAGGCCGAGACCGAGCGCTACCGGCAGCAGGTGCTGCAGAGCAAAGGAGCCCACCTCGATGCCCAGGGACGCGCCATGCTCGAAGAAGACCTACGCTCGCCCTGCACCGAAGAAATCGCCGTTTTCCAGGCTTTCTCGCGGATCATCCGCGAGGGCGGCAAGCAATTCGTGGTAATGGATACCGCGCCGACGGGTCACACCCTGTTGTTGCTCGACGCCACCGGCGCCTATCATCGGGATATCGCTCGGCAGATGGTCGACAAAGGCGTGCACTTTACCACCCCGATGATGCAGTTGCAGGATCCCAAACAGACCAAAGTGCTGCTGGTGACCCTGGCCGAAACCACACCAGTGCTGGAAGCTGCGGGCCTGCAGGACGATCTGCGCCGTGCCGGTATCGAACCCTGGGCCTGGATCATCAACAACAGCATCGCCGCTGCAACTACCCACTCCCCACTGTTGCTGCAACGCGCTGCCAATGAACGCCACGAGATTGCAGCCGTAGCCAATGTGCACGCCCGCCGTTATGCCTTGGTGCCGCTGCTCAAGCAGGAGCCAGTGGGCATTCACAACCTGCGCGCGCTGACCCACAGAGAAGAGGTTTGA
- a CDS encoding arsenate reductase ArsC, whose amino-acid sequence MTGKSRILFVCTANAARSQLAQALLRHTDSEHFEAFSAGTAPTEVDPRTFEALSHLGISTDGLRSKSIDEFQGERFDYVITLCDKAASECQSLPGAGEAMAWSFEDPVTSTKPDAFRHTLHEIHDRIKMFVLVKTKH is encoded by the coding sequence ATGACTGGCAAATCCCGGATACTCTTCGTTTGCACGGCTAATGCTGCACGTTCACAGTTGGCGCAGGCCTTGCTCAGGCACACGGATTCGGAGCATTTCGAGGCATTCAGCGCCGGTACTGCACCCACTGAGGTCGACCCGCGCACCTTCGAGGCCTTGTCGCACCTTGGGATCAGTACTGACGGGTTACGCAGCAAGTCGATCGATGAGTTTCAGGGTGAGCGTTTCGATTACGTCATCACCTTGTGTGATAAAGCCGCTTCGGAATGCCAGTCGCTCCCCGGCGCAGGCGAGGCCATGGCCTGGAGCTTCGAGGATCCGGTCACCAGCACCAAGCCCGATGCGTTCCGTCACACGCTTCACGAGATTCATGATCGCATCAAGATGTTTGTCTTGGTGAAAACCAAACACTGA
- a CDS encoding metalloregulator ArsR/SmtB family transcription factor, whose protein sequence is MADHLTPTTVFKCLADDNRVRMMLLITREGELCVCELTCALNESQPKVSRHLAQLRTCGLLSDRRQGQWVYYRLHPNLPDWVLQVLTVVLETNKHWLSPDAKRLDDMGDRPERAIACCESTIA, encoded by the coding sequence ATGGCTGACCATCTGACCCCAACCACTGTTTTCAAATGCCTGGCGGACGACAACCGTGTACGCATGATGCTGCTCATCACCCGAGAGGGGGAGTTGTGCGTCTGTGAGCTGACGTGCGCTTTGAACGAGAGTCAGCCGAAAGTCTCCAGGCACTTGGCGCAGTTACGCACGTGCGGGTTGCTGTCGGACCGTCGGCAGGGGCAATGGGTCTATTACCGACTGCACCCCAACCTGCCTGACTGGGTGCTTCAGGTATTGACCGTGGTACTTGAAACCAACAAGCACTGGTTAAGCCCTGATGCCAAGCGACTGGATGACATGGGTGACCGTCCTGAGCGGGCAATCGCTTGTTGTGAAAGCACAATCGCCTGA
- a CDS encoding arsenate reductase ArsC, whose translation MKILFLCTANSCRSILCEALFNHLAPQGMKAYSAGSQPKGEVHPLSLRTLEQAGISTGGLFSKSSDVHAELAPDFVITVCDKAAGEACPVFFGPAIKAHWGLADPSEYRGTQEEIEAAFEATLEQIKTRIEAFLALPLPQLGAEQLRAELALIGTL comes from the coding sequence ATGAAAATCCTGTTTCTCTGCACTGCCAATAGCTGTCGCAGTATCCTCTGTGAAGCGCTTTTCAATCATTTGGCCCCCCAAGGGATGAAAGCCTACAGCGCCGGAAGTCAGCCGAAGGGAGAAGTGCATCCGCTCAGCCTCAGAACGTTGGAACAAGCAGGCATTAGCACCGGTGGCCTGTTCAGTAAGTCCAGTGATGTTCATGCAGAACTGGCGCCTGATTTCGTGATCACGGTGTGTGATAAAGCCGCCGGTGAAGCCTGTCCGGTGTTCTTCGGTCCGGCGATAAAAGCCCATTGGGGGCTGGCTGATCCTTCGGAGTACCGCGGTACTCAAGAAGAGATCGAGGCGGCTTTCGAAGCCACCCTGGAGCAAATCAAAACCCGTATTGAAGCCTTTCTGGCACTGCCGCTTCCCCAACTGGGTGCTGAACAGCTCAGGGCAGAGCTGGCCCTGATCGGCACGCTGTAA
- the arsH gene encoding arsenical resistance protein ArsH, with product MFDEPIPQLNTELADLPSADKLGIEKTSLHKPRILLLYGSTRERSFSRLLVEEAARLLEHFGAEARIFNPSGLPLPDDAPVDHPRVQELRELMQWSEGQVWCSPERHGSMSAVFKAQIDWVPLAMGAVRPTQGKTLAVMQVCGGSQSFNVVNQLRVLGRWMRMFTIPNQSSVPKAYMEFDDSGRMKPSPFYDRVVDVMEELVKFTLLLRDRQDYLVDRYSERKESAQELMKRVNQRSI from the coding sequence ATGTTTGATGAGCCAATCCCCCAACTGAATACCGAGCTGGCTGATCTCCCATCGGCCGACAAGCTGGGTATTGAGAAAACCTCCCTCCACAAACCGCGCATTTTGCTGCTGTACGGATCGACGCGCGAGCGCTCCTTCAGTCGTCTGTTGGTAGAGGAGGCCGCTCGGCTGTTGGAGCACTTTGGCGCCGAAGCGCGAATTTTCAATCCGTCAGGTCTGCCGCTGCCGGATGACGCGCCGGTCGATCATCCCCGGGTCCAGGAGCTGCGTGAGCTGATGCAGTGGTCCGAAGGCCAGGTCTGGTGCTCGCCGGAACGCCACGGGTCCATGAGCGCGGTGTTCAAGGCGCAGATTGATTGGGTGCCGCTGGCCATGGGCGCGGTACGCCCGACTCAGGGCAAAACCCTCGCTGTGATGCAGGTGTGCGGTGGTTCGCAGTCGTTCAACGTGGTCAATCAACTGCGGGTGCTGGGACGCTGGATGCGCATGTTCACCATTCCCAACCAATCCTCCGTGCCGAAGGCCTATATGGAGTTCGACGACAGCGGCCGGATGAAGCCTTCGCCGTTCTATGACCGCGTAGTGGATGTGATGGAGGAGCTGGTGAAGTTCACGCTGTTGCTTCGCGACCGCCAGGATTACCTGGTCGACCGCTATTCCGAACGCAAGGAGTCGGCGCAAGAATTGATGAAGCGGGTCAATCAGCGCTCCATCTGA